One window of the Salvia miltiorrhiza cultivar Shanhuang (shh) chromosome 6, IMPLAD_Smil_shh, whole genome shotgun sequence genome contains the following:
- the LOC130989414 gene encoding uncharacterized protein LOC130989414 gives MLGCTNWHILAIRMPPKRGRPARNNNNRRNRNAVPEEPQDARGHNPCPPPPTRRVEELFLRQNPPTFDGTSEPAEAEIWVRAMERIFNFLRCTDEERLSCVSFQLTGSADFWWEARRKILTPEQWASYTWKDFKTGLYDKYIPKSYRKKKEAEFYELKQGKKSVVEYDKEFCNLSRFAPQQVDTEEKMAEKFCAGLRYEIKMALASHGGLSYTESLNRALDIEAAMPSDKSAPPLISTPNDPPGASHTLKGKRKWNNNEDNINQTSKKVWQEKERAEQFIQPRYEAQTNLEPTGGNQGQKGFSPCPNCGKMHRGICRAGTNGCYNCGQKGHYSTQCPNRQRGSTIENNHTSLPAIRGHLRNQPQSHQ, from the coding sequence atgctagggtgtactaattggcacatccttgctatcagaatgccacctaagagaggacgccctgcgagaaacaataacaatcgcagaaaccgtaacgctgtacccgaagaaccacaagatgctcgaggacataacccatgccctccgcccccaactaggagagtcgaagaactctttttaaggcagaacccacctacgtttgacggaacgagtgaaccggctgaagctgagatttgggtgcgtgcaatggaacgtattttcaactttctacgttgCACTGATGAagagcgcctatcttgcgtctctttccagctaacaggatcagctgacttctggtgggaagcacgtcgaaaaattctgacacctgaacaatgggcaagttatacttggaaagattttaagacaggattatatgataaatatattccaaaaagctataggaaaaagaaagaagctgagttctacgagttgaagcaaggaaagaaatctgtggttgaatacgataaggaattctgcaacctgtcgaggtttgctccacaacaagtggacacagaggagaagatggcagagaaattttgtgctggACTGCGGTACGAAATTAagatggctctagcaagccacggaggactctcatacacggagtctctgaacagggcacttgacattgaagctgcaatgccgtcagACAAGTCAGCCCCACCATTGATCTCAACGCCAAACGATCCACCAGGagcctcacatactctcaaagggaagcgcaagtggaacaacaacgaagacaatatcaatcagactagtaagaaagtgtggcaagaaaaggaacgggccgaacagtttattcaaccaaggtacgaggcacagactaatCTCGAGCCAACTGGAGGTAACCAAGGTCAGAAAGGATtttcaccttgcccaaattgcggtaagatgcataggggtatctgtcgggctggaactaacggttgttacaattgtggccaaaaaggtcactactccacgcaatgccccaacagacaaCGAGGTTCAACAATTGAGAACAACCACACCTCTTTGCCAGCAATACGcggacacttgcgaaatcagcctcaatcacatcagtaa